Proteins from a genomic interval of Streptomyces sp. Tu6071:
- a CDS encoding MFS transporter, giving the protein MPHHAPPENLSRTPLRPARMRPDTVLWVTLAVFAQESVWNFYDAQVPAQLRQYLTSAGLIGLIMGLDNVLGVLIQPWTGFLSDRRARQGRSRWGIILAGAALASVPFALIPWAGGLPALMLCVIAFAATANAFKGVTETLVSDYVSPVHRGRAQGFVKAGVGLTIVVSSLISLLVVDRGIGLAFAIPPALLLVLLLTSWTFLRHRPTGGGASDVTTGPEGDEGRRTGPDGPALTPPDGAAGTGPDGAARTGRAHGAITGRDEGAVLASPWAVVRDLVRDPSRARVLLMLGIFCFAGMWSALRTLLTPYGTETLGLSRGAAGGLALPGAIVFLVCVIPLAYLSSRLGQMRAIRHGVALFVAGLLVGAAVPTVPGTVTALVLASAGYATFAVNALVVLWDLAPSRHVVGTYTGLYTVASSAGATLGPALLGLVVDATGWRFMFLDGPAFAAVTYLVFTLLARRVTPART; this is encoded by the coding sequence ATGCCGCACCACGCACCCCCTGAAAACCTGTCCCGCACCCCGCTCCGGCCCGCGCGGATGCGCCCGGACACCGTCCTGTGGGTCACGCTCGCCGTCTTCGCGCAGGAGTCCGTCTGGAACTTCTACGACGCCCAAGTGCCCGCCCAGTTGCGGCAATACCTCACCTCGGCGGGCCTCATCGGCCTGATCATGGGCCTGGACAACGTGCTCGGCGTCCTGATCCAGCCGTGGACGGGCTTCCTGTCCGACCGGCGCGCGCGGCAGGGGCGGAGCCGCTGGGGGATCATCCTCGCGGGCGCCGCGCTCGCCTCCGTCCCGTTCGCGCTGATCCCCTGGGCGGGCGGCCTGCCCGCGCTGATGCTGTGCGTCATCGCCTTCGCCGCCACGGCCAACGCGTTCAAGGGCGTCACGGAGACCCTGGTCTCGGACTACGTGTCCCCCGTGCACAGGGGCCGGGCCCAGGGCTTCGTGAAGGCGGGCGTCGGCCTCACCATCGTCGTCTCCTCGCTCATCAGCCTGCTCGTCGTCGACCGCGGCATCGGACTCGCCTTCGCGATACCGCCCGCGCTGCTGCTCGTCCTCCTCCTCACCTCCTGGACCTTCCTGCGCCACCGCCCGACCGGCGGCGGCGCGAGCGACGTGACGACCGGGCCGGAAGGCGACGAGGGCCGGCGCACGGGACCGGACGGGCCCGCGCTCACGCCGCCGGACGGAGCCGCCGGTACGGGACCGGACGGGGCCGCGCGCACGGGTCGCGCACACGGCGCCATCACCGGGCGCGACGAGGGCGCCGTCCTGGCCTCGCCGTGGGCCGTCGTCAGGGACCTCGTACGCGACCCGTCCCGCGCCAGGGTCCTGCTCATGCTCGGCATCTTCTGCTTCGCCGGCATGTGGTCCGCGCTGCGCACGCTCCTGACCCCGTACGGCACCGAGACGCTCGGCCTCTCGCGGGGTGCGGCGGGCGGGCTCGCCCTGCCGGGCGCGATCGTCTTCCTCGTCTGCGTCATCCCGCTCGCCTACCTCTCCTCGCGCCTCGGGCAGATGCGCGCGATCCGCCACGGCGTGGCGCTGTTCGTCGCCGGGCTGCTCGTCGGTGCCGCCGTGCCCACCGTGCCCGGCACGGTCACCGCTCTCGTCCTCGCCTCGGCCGGGTACGCGACCTTCGCCGTCAACGCCCTCGTCGTGCTCTGGGACCTGGCCCCGAGCCGCCACGTCGTGGGGACGTACACGGGTCTGTACACGGTCGCCTCCTCAGCGGGGGCCACGCTCGGGCCCGCGCTGCTCGGCCTCGTCGTCGACGCCACGGGCTGGCGGTTCATGTTCCTCGACGGCCCGGCCTTCGCGGCCGTCACGTACCTCGTCTTCACCCTCCTCGCCCGCCGCGTCACACCCGCCCGGACCTGA
- a CDS encoding GntR family transcriptional regulator yields MGQLPHLAASETLGDQAYAAIRDAIVSGDLVRGQKVTERGLAESLDISATPVREALRRLEQDRLVERTGPRSVRIAKFAAEELREFTLIGDSLRALAARLAAEKSTAAERRAMRAALDGADALLARAAGIEAGGEEERAAIEEILERMRAFHALVDRASGNATLLHMLDMVDAFGTDERRGAVLSEIGGDRRAAVEERYQQHRAIYEAIASGDGDLAAALMGAHSRAAGDSLIAGRFPA; encoded by the coding sequence ATGGGACAGCTACCTCACCTCGCCGCTTCCGAGACGCTGGGCGACCAGGCTTACGCCGCGATCCGTGACGCGATCGTCTCCGGGGACCTCGTGCGCGGGCAGAAGGTGACGGAGCGGGGGCTCGCCGAATCGCTCGACATCAGCGCGACGCCCGTACGGGAGGCCCTGCGGCGCCTGGAGCAGGACCGCCTCGTCGAGCGGACGGGGCCGCGCTCCGTGCGGATCGCGAAGTTCGCGGCCGAGGAGTTGCGGGAGTTCACCCTGATCGGGGATTCGCTCCGCGCGCTCGCGGCCCGGCTCGCGGCCGAGAAGTCGACGGCCGCCGAACGGCGGGCCATGCGCGCGGCGCTCGACGGGGCGGACGCGCTGCTCGCCCGCGCCGCCGGGATCGAGGCGGGCGGTGAGGAGGAGCGGGCGGCGATCGAGGAGATCCTGGAGCGCATGCGCGCCTTCCACGCGCTCGTCGACCGCGCGAGCGGCAACGCGACGCTGCTGCACATGCTCGACATGGTCGACGCCTTCGGCACCGACGAGCGGCGCGGCGCCGTCCTCTCCGAGATCGGCGGGGACCGCCGCGCCGCCGTCGAGGAGCGCTACCAGCAGCACCGCGCGATCTACGAGGCGATCGCCTCCGGTGACGGCGACCTGGCCGCCGCACTGATGGGAGCCCACAGCCGTGCGGCGGGCGACTCCCTGATCGCGGGCCGCTTCCCCGCCTGA
- a CDS encoding ABC transporter ATP-binding protein translates to MRYVDLSGSKEAAGRTIRMRDMARRLPVLVRRSLALAWRVDRRATVGLLVCQAGAGVMQALGLVAISGTLTALLTGGDVYERLLDAWPSVALLAAAAGVRALLGITVVWLSSRLGPLMSREAEQMLLAACAEVELAAYDDPAFNRDREAADRGAQVTGELIDEGQDLIASAASFVAGAVVLAGVHLALLPLLVLASLPQALAQVSAARVRYLANMRNNGDMRLLSVLRWHIYTRYAADQIRAGTMSGFLSGRYRQTVLRINREDRAAADKGARMSLVGAVCGGAGSALVWGAVVVLLATGRISVGHAGTAVFALQTSGQSVRGLVAIGARAMRTGLYMDDWRDFLDLAGGHRMRRGERDPRAPEAIEVRGVTHRYAGKDTDALTDVSLTLRRGEVTALVGYNGSGKSTLSKLVSGLYLPTGGEILWDGEPTTGADPQALWRRVALVPQDYAQWPLTVRENVTLGQPSPRGDAAVREACEAAGADEVVAGLGAGLDTLLAREWLGGEELSGGQWQRIALARAFFREAGLLVLDEPTANLDPRAEYRIFQRLRGLARERVVLLVTHRITNVAVADRIVVLDEGRIVQEGTYEELSRRPGQFRDLLAYQVTARPPEAAGEEGAR, encoded by the coding sequence ATGCGGTACGTGGATCTCAGCGGCAGCAAGGAGGCCGCCGGACGCACGATCCGGATGCGGGACATGGCTCGTCGGCTGCCCGTGCTCGTACGGCGCTCGCTCGCGCTCGCGTGGCGCGTCGACCGGCGCGCGACGGTGGGACTGCTCGTGTGCCAGGCCGGGGCCGGGGTGATGCAGGCGCTGGGCCTCGTGGCCATCAGCGGGACGCTGACCGCGCTGCTCACCGGCGGGGACGTGTACGAGCGGCTGCTCGACGCGTGGCCGTCCGTCGCGCTGCTCGCCGCCGCCGCGGGGGTACGGGCCCTGCTCGGCATCACCGTGGTGTGGCTCTCCTCGCGGCTCGGGCCGCTCATGTCGCGCGAGGCCGAGCAGATGCTCCTCGCGGCGTGCGCGGAGGTCGAGCTGGCCGCGTACGACGACCCCGCCTTCAACCGCGACCGGGAGGCGGCCGACCGGGGCGCGCAGGTGACCGGTGAGCTGATCGACGAGGGCCAGGACCTCATCGCCTCGGCGGCCTCCTTCGTCGCGGGGGCCGTCGTGCTCGCCGGGGTGCACCTGGCGCTCCTGCCGCTGCTCGTCCTCGCGAGCCTGCCGCAGGCGCTCGCCCAGGTGAGCGCCGCGCGTGTGCGCTACCTCGCCAACATGCGCAACAACGGCGACATGCGCCTGCTCTCGGTGCTGCGCTGGCACATCTACACGCGGTACGCGGCCGACCAGATCAGGGCCGGGACCATGTCCGGCTTCCTGAGCGGCCGTTACCGGCAGACGGTCCTGCGGATCAACCGCGAGGACCGGGCCGCCGCCGACAAGGGCGCGCGCATGTCGCTCGTGGGCGCGGTGTGCGGCGGCGCGGGCTCGGCGCTCGTGTGGGGCGCGGTCGTGGTGCTCCTCGCGACCGGGCGGATCAGCGTGGGGCACGCGGGCACCGCGGTCTTCGCGCTCCAGACCTCGGGCCAGTCCGTGCGCGGCCTCGTCGCGATCGGCGCGCGCGCCATGCGCACCGGGCTCTACATGGACGACTGGCGCGACTTCCTGGACCTCGCGGGCGGCCACCGCATGCGGCGCGGCGAGCGGGACCCGAGGGCGCCCGAGGCCATCGAGGTACGAGGCGTGACGCACCGGTACGCGGGCAAGGACACCGACGCGCTGACCGACGTGTCGCTGACGCTGCGGCGCGGCGAGGTCACGGCCCTCGTCGGCTACAACGGCTCGGGCAAGTCGACGCTCTCGAAGCTCGTGAGCGGCCTCTACCTGCCGACCGGCGGCGAGATCCTGTGGGACGGGGAGCCGACGACGGGCGCCGATCCGCAGGCGCTGTGGCGGCGCGTCGCGCTCGTACCGCAAGACTACGCGCAGTGGCCGCTGACCGTGCGCGAGAACGTCACGCTCGGGCAGCCGTCGCCGCGCGGGGACGCGGCCGTGCGCGAGGCGTGCGAGGCGGCGGGGGCCGACGAGGTCGTGGCGGGGCTCGGCGCGGGGCTCGACACGCTGCTCGCGCGCGAGTGGCTCGGGGGAGAGGAGCTGAGCGGCGGACAGTGGCAGCGGATCGCGCTCGCGCGGGCCTTCTTCCGCGAGGCGGGACTCCTCGTGCTCGACGAACCCACGGCGAACCTCGACCCGCGCGCCGAGTACCGGATCTTCCAGCGGCTGCGCGGGCTCGCGCGGGAGCGCGTGGTGCTCCTCGTGACGCACCGCATCACGAACGTGGCCGTGGCGGACCGGATCGTGGTGCTCGACGAGGGGCGGATCGTGCAGGAGGGCACGTACGAGGAACTCTCGCGGCGTCCGGGCCAGTTCCGTGACCTGCTCGCCTATCAGGTGACGGCCCGTCCGCCGGAGGCGGCGGGGGAGGAGGGGGCGCGCTGA
- a CDS encoding ATP-binding cassette domain-containing protein — protein sequence MHHSYRRRRVLRGIDFALRPGVLAGIVGENGAGKSTLLKALSGELRPDRGTVGRRGSLGYCPQTVVLDDAFTVRQHLDLFRAAFRLPDLRRAHEVLETLAFTEYLDERAGLLSGGSRQKLNLTLALMHDPDVLLLDEPYQGFDWETYLRFWELAGALRDAGRSVLVVSHLAYDAGRLDELWRLREGRLTRQDPRAGEVT from the coding sequence CTGCACCACTCCTACCGGCGGCGCCGCGTCCTGCGCGGAATCGACTTCGCCCTGCGCCCCGGCGTGCTCGCCGGGATCGTGGGCGAGAACGGCGCGGGGAAGTCGACCCTCCTGAAGGCGCTCTCCGGCGAGCTGCGACCCGATCGCGGCACGGTCGGGCGCCGGGGCAGCCTCGGCTACTGCCCGCAGACCGTCGTCCTCGACGACGCCTTCACGGTCCGCCAGCACCTCGATCTCTTCCGCGCCGCCTTCCGTCTCCCGGACCTGCGCCGGGCCCACGAGGTGCTGGAGACATTGGCCTTCACCGAGTACCTCGACGAGCGCGCGGGCCTGCTCAGCGGCGGCTCCCGGCAGAAACTGAACCTGACCCTGGCACTCATGCACGACCCGGACGTCCTCCTCCTCGACGAGCCCTACCAGGGCTTCGACTGGGAGACCTACCTGCGCTTCTGGGAACTCGCGGGCGCGCTGCGCGACGCCGGGCGCTCCGTGCTCGTCGTCTCGCACCTGGCCTACGACGCGGGCAGGCTCGACGAGTTGTGGCGCCTGCGCGAGGGCAGGCTGACCCGCCAGGACCCGCGTGCGGGGGAGGTGACGTGA
- a CDS encoding wax ester/triacylglycerol synthase domain-containing protein yields MPTSTTSVPALRHPAHSVDRAFLDLERTRPDVRWDSGGVAYLSGPPPTLDELRAYVSLCLPRLPLFTSRVEGGARRSRWVTDADFTVERHVHEAVAEGPDQEEHALDTALNAPFPAGARWGIWLVHGHAPDAYAICYRFQHACQDGSAAALAFRTLLSGGEPSARPVPRQRTGSGAPPRVARAAGLAARAALTAFTTRRRGPVLPYTPTGDRRLWRGRVPLDTLRRIGDARGGSAHDAHLAALAGALSAWSTRTGVPLPRVSALVPLDARRGEEEQTWGNRCFALPLRLPVRAPAPAAGGREERDVALWRLRRVTETTARLRTEPWRQAVQDVVRFMPDRPTAWYMRGIFSSRVTDILATSMPLAEEGALGGTTVTGTALLPLLLPGHLFGVGLSLFGTWADVSFVTDRALPGAESLPGLWEEAVAELDAATTPADTA; encoded by the coding sequence ATGCCCACGTCCACCACCTCCGTCCCGGCCCTCCGCCACCCCGCCCACTCCGTGGACCGCGCCTTCCTCGACCTGGAGCGCACCCGCCCCGACGTGCGCTGGGACTCCGGCGGCGTCGCCTACCTGAGCGGCCCCCCACCGACCCTCGACGAACTGCGCGCCTACGTGAGCCTCTGCCTGCCTCGGCTCCCGCTCTTCACGAGCCGCGTGGAGGGCGGGGCGCGGCGTTCCCGCTGGGTGACCGACGCGGACTTCACGGTCGAACGGCACGTCCACGAGGCCGTCGCCGAGGGCCCGGACCAGGAGGAACACGCCCTGGACACGGCACTCAACGCGCCCTTCCCCGCCGGGGCGCGCTGGGGGATCTGGCTCGTCCACGGGCACGCGCCCGACGCATACGCCATCTGCTACCGCTTCCAGCACGCCTGCCAGGACGGCTCCGCCGCCGCGCTCGCCTTCCGCACGCTGCTGAGCGGCGGAGAACCCTCCGCCCGCCCCGTGCCCCGGCAGCGCACCGGCAGCGGAGCGCCGCCCCGGGTCGCGCGCGCGGCGGGCCTCGCCGCGCGCGCCGCGCTCACGGCGTTCACCACCCGTCGCCGCGGACCGGTCCTCCCGTACACGCCGACGGGCGACAGGCGGCTGTGGCGGGGCCGCGTCCCCCTGGACACCCTGCGGCGGATCGGCGACGCGCGTGGCGGCTCCGCGCACGACGCCCACCTCGCGGCGCTGGCCGGAGCGTTGTCCGCCTGGTCGACGAGGACGGGCGTACCGCTGCCGCGCGTCTCGGCACTGGTGCCCCTCGACGCCCGGCGCGGGGAGGAGGAACAGACCTGGGGCAACCGCTGCTTCGCCCTGCCGCTCCGCCTCCCCGTGCGCGCCCCCGCGCCCGCGGCCGGGGGCCGCGAGGAGCGGGACGTAGCGCTGTGGCGCCTGCGGCGGGTCACCGAGACGACCGCGCGGCTGCGGACCGAGCCGTGGCGGCAGGCCGTGCAGGACGTGGTGCGGTTCATGCCCGACCGCCCGACCGCCTGGTACATGCGCGGGATCTTCTCCTCGCGCGTCACCGACATCCTGGCCACCTCGATGCCCCTCGCCGAGGAAGGTGCCCTCGGCGGCACCACGGTGACGGGCACCGCTCTCCTCCCGCTCCTCCTGCCCGGACACCTCTTCGGCGTCGGCCTCTCGCTCTTCGGCACCTGGGCGGACGTGTCCTTCGTGACCGACCGCGCGCTGCCGGGAGCGGAGAGCCTGCCCGGGCTGTGGGAAGAGGCCGTCGCGGAACTCGACGCGGCCACCACCCCCGCGGACACCGCATGA
- a CDS encoding SDR family oxidoreductase has protein sequence MHVALTGATGFLGLRLLRRLLTTHPSLTVLTHAGSGDALSRITRFFALSGAPEELIRALPGRLRVVETSLEEPRLGLSRSAFRELADSLGTIWHSAGSINLEGDLAHLRRTNVEGTRHVLDLAAAGRHAPLVHHVSTAFVAGARREGVAYEDELSGSHGFENAYERSKFEAERLVRDWSRTHGRPVLVLRPSILVTDLPPDPELPTHPLQVIEQILRDSLRTTGHQDVPGADRARMRMVGHPYGHLNLMPVEEAADVMVRLSEHHAARDPAPEVSTRGATNPGITTTPGPTTPEVTTPEVTGPGFATSGGVATYHVVHHHDVPVPAIVALLERLVPLDLDVVPERPGDATPLEALMDFYPGFTSYLRHRRRFDDTRVRTLFGARPSGYRVDLDYLCAGLLRGRPVRG, from the coding sequence GTGCATGTCGCCCTGACCGGCGCGACCGGATTCCTCGGACTCCGGCTGTTGCGCCGACTCCTCACCACTCACCCCTCGTTGACGGTCCTGACCCACGCGGGCTCGGGCGACGCCCTCTCCCGCATCACCAGGTTCTTCGCGCTGTCGGGCGCCCCGGAGGAGCTGATCCGGGCGCTCCCCGGCCGCCTGCGCGTGGTGGAGACCTCTCTGGAGGAGCCGCGCCTGGGGCTGTCGCGGTCCGCCTTCCGCGAACTCGCCGACAGCCTCGGCACGATCTGGCACAGCGCGGGCAGCATCAACCTCGAGGGCGACCTGGCACACCTGCGCCGCACCAACGTGGAGGGCACCCGGCACGTTCTCGACCTGGCCGCCGCCGGACGGCACGCCCCCCTCGTCCACCACGTCAGCACGGCCTTCGTGGCGGGGGCGCGGCGGGAAGGGGTCGCGTACGAGGACGAGCTGAGCGGCTCCCACGGCTTCGAGAACGCCTACGAGCGCTCCAAGTTCGAGGCGGAGAGGCTGGTACGGGACTGGTCGCGGACGCACGGCCGCCCCGTCCTCGTGCTGCGGCCGAGCATCCTGGTCACCGACCTGCCGCCGGACCCAGAGCTGCCCACGCACCCTTTGCAGGTCATCGAGCAGATCCTGCGGGACTCGCTGCGCACCACCGGTCACCAGGACGTCCCGGGCGCGGACCGGGCGCGGATGCGGATGGTGGGGCACCCGTACGGCCACCTGAACCTCATGCCGGTGGAGGAGGCGGCCGACGTCATGGTGCGGCTCTCCGAGCACCACGCGGCGAGGGACCCCGCGCCGGAGGTCTCCACCCGGGGGGCCACCAACCCGGGAATCACCACCACCCCGGGACCCACCACCCCGGAGGTCACCACCCCGGAGGTCACCGGGCCAGGATTCGCCACTTCGGGCGGCGTCGCCACGTACCACGTCGTCCACCACCACGACGTCCCCGTCCCGGCCATCGTCGCGCTCCTGGAACGGCTCGTGCCGCTGGACCTCGACGTCGTCCCCGAGCGGCCCGGGGACGCGACACCGCTGGAGGCCCTGATGGACTTCTACCCGGGCTTCACCTCCTACCTCCGCCACCGCCGCCGCTTCGACGACACCCGCGTACGGACCCTCTTCGGGGCCCGGCCCTCCGGGTACCGGGTGGATCTCGACTACCTGTGCGCGGGGCTGCTCCGCGGCCGGCCGGTGCGGGGCTGA
- a CDS encoding PfaD family polyunsaturated fatty acid/polyketide biosynthesis protein, whose product MSVLAGTDPHSPTASAFSPEGITACAQRVREPAHVVTGPDGRERGLAPEPPPGTVTLGTLPPLYPEWLGGRTFCEAHGVRFPYVAGEMANGIATTAMVTAMARAEMLGFFGAGGLRADEVERAVRALTAELPDRDNWGVNLLHTPAEPALECEVAKLLLRHRVPRVSASAYMELTPAVVLCSARGLRRDAEGRVLRARKLLAKVSRPEVARAFLSPAPPPLLRALVSQGELTAEEAELAGRVPVADDLTVEADSAGHTDNRPLAALLPRIARLRDEIAGHLGYRQAIGIGAAGGLGTPDAVASAFALGASYVVVGSAHQTATEAGLSDEAKAMLRAADVADVTMAPAADMFEWGVRLQVLSRGTMFARRADRLYRAYQEHDGLESLPAPLRAALERDVLGASLDEVWDRTRAFWEVRDPAQLTRARAEPKHRMALVFRWYLGSSSKWAIAGDPARRADYQIWCGPATGAFNRWVAGTFLADPAHRSVTQIALNLLEGAAVLTRAHQARTYGVPVPAAAFAYAPRPLA is encoded by the coding sequence TTGTCCGTCCTCGCCGGTACCGACCCCCACTCCCCCACCGCCTCGGCCTTCTCGCCGGAGGGCATCACCGCCTGCGCCCAGCGCGTCCGGGAACCCGCGCACGTCGTCACGGGCCCGGACGGCCGCGAAAGGGGGCTCGCCCCGGAGCCGCCACCCGGCACCGTGACGCTCGGCACCCTGCCTCCGCTGTACCCCGAGTGGCTCGGCGGACGGACCTTCTGCGAGGCGCACGGCGTGCGCTTCCCCTACGTGGCGGGCGAGATGGCCAACGGCATCGCCACCACGGCGATGGTCACCGCGATGGCACGGGCCGAGATGCTCGGCTTCTTCGGCGCGGGCGGCCTGCGGGCGGACGAGGTCGAGCGAGCGGTGCGCGCGCTGACGGCGGAGCTGCCGGACCGGGACAACTGGGGCGTCAACCTGCTGCACACACCGGCCGAGCCCGCGCTGGAGTGCGAGGTCGCGAAGCTGCTGCTGCGCCATCGCGTGCCGCGCGTCTCGGCCTCGGCGTACATGGAGCTGACCCCCGCCGTCGTGCTGTGCTCCGCGCGGGGGCTGCGCAGGGACGCCGAGGGGCGGGTGCTGCGCGCGCGCAAGCTGCTGGCGAAGGTCTCCCGCCCCGAGGTGGCCCGCGCCTTCCTCTCCCCCGCTCCCCCGCCGCTCCTGCGCGCACTCGTCTCCCAAGGCGAACTGACAGCCGAAGAAGCGGAGTTGGCCGGTCGCGTGCCGGTGGCCGATGACCTCACGGTGGAGGCCGACAGCGCCGGGCACACCGACAACCGGCCCCTCGCGGCCCTGCTGCCGCGCATCGCCCGGCTCCGCGACGAGATCGCCGGGCACCTCGGCTACCGCCAGGCGATCGGGATCGGCGCGGCGGGCGGGCTGGGCACGCCGGACGCGGTGGCCTCGGCGTTCGCGCTCGGGGCCTCGTACGTGGTCGTGGGCTCCGCGCACCAGACCGCCACCGAGGCGGGGCTGTCCGACGAGGCGAAGGCGATGCTCCGCGCGGCGGACGTCGCCGACGTCACCATGGCACCGGCCGCCGACATGTTCGAGTGGGGCGTCCGCCTCCAAGTGCTGTCCCGGGGAACGATGTTCGCGCGCCGAGCGGACCGCCTGTACCGCGCCTACCAGGAGCACGACGGGCTGGAATCGCTTCCCGCGCCCCTGCGGGCGGCGCTCGAACGGGACGTCCTCGGCGCCTCCCTCGACGAGGTCTGGGACCGTACGCGAGCCTTCTGGGAGGTCCGCGACCCGGCCCAGCTCACCCGCGCGCGGGCGGAGCCCAAGCACCGTATGGCGCTCGTCTTCCGCTGGTATCTGGGGAGTTCCAGCAAGTGGGCGATCGCGGGGGACCCCGCGCGCCGCGCCGACTACCAGATCTGGTGCGGGCCCGCGACGGGCGCCTTCAACCGGTGGGTGGCCGGCACCTTCCTGGCCGATCCCGCGCACCGGTCCGTGACCCAGATCGCGCTCAACCTCCTCGAAGGCGCGGCGGTGCTCACGCGCGCCCACCAGGCCCGCACCTACGGCGTGCCCGTCCCGGCCGCCGCGTTCGCCTACGCGCCGCGCCCGCTCGCATGA